From one Montipora capricornis isolate CH-2021 chromosome 10, ASM3666992v2, whole genome shotgun sequence genomic stretch:
- the LOC138020672 gene encoding uncharacterized protein produces the protein MKADKGNCFVVMDRSDYDNKMETFLNDRSTYEVISTSPFLRIERELNAMLLSLKRQQKIDEPTYRKLHSTDGTPPAIRGSVKHHKEGNPLTPIVTCIGSALYNTSKFLTDILSPLQNRNGYSVANSLQFSKELSDIEIDDNEILVSFDVVSFFTAIPVDKACVYIKKKLEQDATLPSRTNLDIDDITKHLQFTLSNNYFMFNDRIYKQVHGCAMGSPVSPIVANLCMEEIEESAISISSVRPKIWKRYVDDSFCIIGKNDVSAFHDTLNSIDPNISFTIETKCNGNISFLDTLVSRRNGVIVVNVYRKPTHTDRYLDFYSHHNRQHKVSTASSLLHRALNLPNSSEGKKRELNYVQAALESNGYPSSFIKSIHARKTRASTTNLSPEELVGMFFKMVEPTESRKSFAPLPYIKGVTEPLTRILKKHDVTVVNKPFTTLQQQFPVPKFRPSMESQTNVVYKIPCTNCSWCYIGETGRAFNTRKKEHLRNTKTAAKGSRIANHVWSNNHAIDFENASVIDKDTCRTRKTLEAWHTTVTPNAGNNSCPLPGQYNILFNKYS, from the coding sequence ATGAAGGCCGACAAGGGGAATTGTTTTGTTGTCATGGATAGATCTGACTATGACAACAAGATGGAAACCTTTCTCAACGACAGATCCACCTATGAAGTAATTTCCACATCTCCTTTCCTCCGAATCGAACGTGAATTGAACGCTATGCTCCTCTCTTTAAAGAGACAGCAAAAAATAGATGAACCAACATACCGCAAACTTCACTCAACTGACGGCACACCACCAGCGATTCGCGGTTCTGTTAAGCACCATAAAGAAGGGAACCCCCTGACGCCCATCGTCACCTGTATTGGCTCAGCACTATACAACACATCCAAATTTCTAACGGATATCCTTTCTCCGCTTCAGAATCGCAACGGATACTCTGTTGCCAACTCATTGCAGTTTTCCAAAGAATTATCCGATATCGAGATTGATGATAATGAAATTTTGGTCTCTTTTGATGTTGTGTCATTCTTCACCGCAATCCCTGTAGATAAAGCTTGTGTGtacataaaaaagaaacttgaacAAGATGCCACCCTTCCTTCAAGGACAAATTTGGACATCGATGACATCACTAAACATCTTCAATTCACCTTGTCCAACAACTATTTTATGTTCAACGATAGAATTTATAAACAAGTCCATGGCTGTGCGATGGGCAGTCCTGTCAGCCCCATTGTGGCCAATCTTTGCATGGAGGAGATCGAAGAGTCCGCAATAAGTATTTCATCCGTTCGCCCCAAAATTTGGAAAAGGTACGTGGACGATAGTTTTTGCATCATTGGGAAGAACGACGTCTCAGCCTTCCATGACACATTGAATTCAATTGACCCTAACATCTCGTTTACCATTGAGACCAAATGTAACGGAAACATCTCCTTTCTCGACACTCTGGTCTCCCGAAGAAATGGAGTCATCGTTGTTAATGTTTACAGAAAGCCCACCCATACAGACAGATACTTAGATTTTTATTCCCATCACAACAGGCAACACAAGGTCAGCACAGCATCAAGTCTCCTGCACAGGGCTCTAAATCTACCCAATtcttctgaaggaaaaaaacggGAACTTAATTACGTCCAGGCAGCTCTGGAGTCCAACGGTTATCCATCTAGCTTTATCAAAAGCATACACGCTAGAAAGACTCGAGCTTCTACAACAAATCTATCCCCGGAGGAACTCGTTGGAATGTTTTTCAAGATGGTTGAACCAACCGAGTCACGCAAGTCTTTCGCTCCTCTCCCTTACATCAAAGGAGTAACTGAGCCTTTGACACGCATCCTCAAAAAACACGATGTCACGGttgtaaacaaaccattcaCCACTCTACAACAACAGTTCCCAGTACCGAAATTCCGACCTTCGATGGAATCGCAGACCAACGTCGTATATAAAATTCCCTGTACAAATTGTTCGTGGTGTTATATTGGGGAAACCGGCAGAGCTTTTAATacgcgaaaaaaagaacatttaagaaacaccaaaactgcgGCCAAAGGCTCTAGAATTGCTAATCACGTTTGGTCCAACAACCACGCCATTGATTTCGAAAATGCGTCAGTTATTGACAAAGACACTTGTAGAacgagaaaaacattagaagcgtggcataccacAGTGACACCCAACGCAGGTAACAATTCGTGCCCTTTACctggacaatacaacattctttttaacaaatattcataa
- the LOC138019209 gene encoding uncharacterized protein, with product MNLSRRKRAAACLLVINLLEEDEFGERWWKRGRTREWIKRRDERGMLKLVEELRVEDTAAYKEMLRMNCETFEQILTAIGPEITKHQVVGGHRVISPAARLILTLRFLATGETFRSLHFQFRMGKSTISYIVREVCRAIYSVLGARYMSTPTSCPEWLQIAEDFERMWQFPNCIGAIDGKHVVICPPSGSGSFYYNYKGTHSVVLMAVAGPNYECLYADVGTNGRVSDGGIWNKTLLLKKLEECSIGVPEDKPLPFGKEPVPHVLVGDDAFALRPFVMKPYPQRNLSLEERVYNYRHSRARRLSENLFGIMANRWRVFLTPIQLAPTFVEDLTLAALTLHNFLRSSKVSKQIYSPKGLADEEDISTGEVVPGSWRASELQMNPLPVPNSGHNASRLAKGVRDVFKEYFCNEGSVPWQWDRC from the exons ATGAATTTATCGCGACGAAAGAGGGCGGCAGCTTGTTTACTCGTAATTAATTTGTTGGAAGAAGATGAATTTGGAGAGCGTTGGTGGAAGAGAGGAAGGACAAGGGAGTGGATAAAAAGGAGAGACGAAAGGGGGATGTTAAAATTGGTGGAAGAGTTGCGAGTGGAGGACACCGCTGCTTACAAGGAAATGTTGCGCATGAACTGTGAAACATTTGAACAAATTTTAACCGCTATCGGGCCTGAGATTACCAAACACCAAGTTGTAGGTGGCCACAGAGTTATTTCACCTGCCGCAAGACTAATTCTCACACTCCGGTTCCTTGCTACAGGGGAAACATTTCGCTCTTTGCATTTTCAATTTCGCATGGGCAAATCGACCATCTCTTACATTGTTCGTGAGGTATGTCGAGCAATTTATTCAGTTCTCGGAGCCCGATACATGTCAACCCCGACAAGTTGTCCCGAGTGGTTGCAAATTGCGGAAGATTTCGAGCGCATGTGGCAGTTTCCGAACTGTATCGGAGCAATCGATGGGAAACATGTCGTAATTTGCCCTCCAAGTGGAAGTGGATCATTCTACTATAACTATAAGGGAACCCATTCTGTTGTGCTAATGGCTGTCGCTGGGCCAAATTACGAATGTTTGTATGCCGATGTTGGGACAAATGGGCGAGTTTCGGACGGaggaatctggaacaaaacacTGTTGTTGAAGAAGTTGGAGGAGTGTAGCATCGGAGTGCCTGAAGACAAACCCCTTCCCTTTGGTAAAGAACCGGTGCCTCACGTCCTTGTGGGCGATGACGCTTTCGCTTTACGGCCGTTTGTTATGAAGCCATACCCACAAAGAAATCTCAGTCTCGAAGAGCGGGTTTACAATTATAG ACACAGCAGAGCAAGGCGTCTATCAGAGAACCTGTTTGGCATCATGGCCAATAGATGGAGGGTGTTTCTTACACCAATACAGCTCGCTCCTACCTTTGTGGAAGACCTAACTTTGGCAGCTTTGACCCTGCACAATTTCTTGAGATCTAGCAAAGTGTCAAAGCAGATATACTCACCAAAGGGTCTTGCCGATGAGGAGGACATCTCAACTGGTGAGGTGGTCCCTGGGTCCTGGCGGGCATCAGAGCTCCAGATGAACCCCTTACCAGTTCCTAATTCTGGGCACAATGCTAGCAGGTTGGCTAAGGGTGTGCGAGACGTATTCAAGGAATACTTCTGCAATGAAGGAAGTGTGCCCTGGCAATGGGACAGATGTTAA